The proteins below are encoded in one region of Apostichopus japonicus isolate 1M-3 chromosome 4, ASM3797524v1, whole genome shotgun sequence:
- the LOC139966040 gene encoding uncharacterized protein isoform X1, which yields MEKELYKHVHDLTSVSNADFAEHLLQDHTKRFQMHLFRKDAESQTEAFSAAVTTERSVDTQKGEDTPDPVTLTPLKKPSANVLSNVTSRIRYGAAWERNLRLYEYTLPHLHDPEQKRSYIWQGQALFPDFC from the exons atggagaaagagctctacaaacatgtccacgatttgacttctgttagcaacgcagatttcgcagaacatttgcttcaggatcacacaaaaag gtttcaaatgcatcttttccggaaagatgctgaaagtcaaacagaggcattctcagcggctgtcaccacagaaagatcagttgacactcagaaaggagaag atactcctgatccagttactttaacacctctcaagaagccatctgccaatgttctgtccaatgtcaccagtaggattagatatggagcagcatgggagagaaacctcagactatacgaatacacattgccacatttacatgatcctgaacaaaagagatcatacatatggcaggggcaagcacttttcccagacttttgttga
- the LOC139966040 gene encoding uncharacterized protein isoform X2 produces the protein MQEIRFQMHLFRKDAESQTEAFSAAVTTERSVDTQKGEDTPDPVTLTPLKKPSANVLSNVTSRIRYGAAWERNLRLYEYTLPHLHDPEQKRSYIWQGQALFPDFC, from the exons atgcaagaaattag gtttcaaatgcatcttttccggaaagatgctgaaagtcaaacagaggcattctcagcggctgtcaccacagaaagatcagttgacactcagaaaggagaag atactcctgatccagttactttaacacctctcaagaagccatctgccaatgttctgtccaatgtcaccagtaggattagatatggagcagcatgggagagaaacctcagactatacgaatacacattgccacatttacatgatcctgaacaaaagagatcatacatatggcaggggcaagcacttttcccagacttttgttga